In the Roseofilum capinflatum BLCC-M114 genome, CCAGATCTTGAGCGGCTTCATTATTTTGAAAGTATTTCCAAGCGATCGCGAGTGTTTTCCACTGTTGTGATCGCCACATCAAGGGCTTCAAGCAACTGACTTAAGCTTTCCTGTTCTCCTTGAATCACTTGAGTAATACTATCCACAGATTGCTGCACAGTATTACGCAATTTATTAGCTACTTTTTCTTGTAATTCAGTAGATGCCTCATCAGCTACACGCCAAATTTGGTCTTCAAGTTGCTGTTTCGCTTTCCTCTCTTCTGCTTGACCGGTCATCCAACGACGAACCGCAAAAAATACCGCACTACCAACAGGAGTGAGAAAGACACCAAGCAATACAGCCAGAATTGCATCAACCGTGACAATACCAATAATATCATCTACAATGCTACGCTGAATTTCAGAGACAGCTTTGTTAACTGCCTCTTCAAGTGCTTTTCCAGAACCACTTAAGCCTAAATTACCTCCATCAAATGACTTGATCGATACTCCCCTTGACAATTTCTCTTTGAGAACTTCATTTTGTAGTTCAGCAAGCTGTGCTTTAAAAGTAGCCTCTAACAGTTTGCCAATCGAATCTGCTTCGTCACTAACAGTCCGTTTAATATCTTGGGGTCTAATACTCTGACTTAATAGATCTTCAATCTCACTTTTCCAACGTGACTTTAATTCTTCTTGTACTGCTTTTGCTCCAAATGTGTCAGACCCCCACCACTGTTTAGGCCACAATCCCTTAATTCGATCCATCACAGAAACACTAGGTCTCCATTGATCGAATCCCTCTTTGATTTGGTAAAAAAGATCGTTCTTTAAACGATTCTGTAAATTATCTAACCGAGAATTCAAAAGGAGCATAATTGAATTGGAGTCAACCGCAATTTTCACACCCATCTGCTTGAGTTTTTCAACCAATTCATCAACCGAGCGCTGAGTTCTTTCATTAGCTAACAGTTCTCTGGTCTCAGATAAAGATTTTTTCAAAATAATCTTCGGACGTTCTAGCTTGATTTCAAGCCCTTCTTCCAGCAAAATGTTTTTGAGCGCATCGATTACTTGTTCAAGCTCAAGTTTTCCATAGCGCTCATACCTTTGAGTATCTTCATCAAAAAATCTTTTACAGGTAGTCGCTGGAACAATAGTTAACGTTCGCTTAAATAGATCACTTAGACCTTTAAAATTTCCATTTTTTGTTGTCTTGCTGTCACCCCAAAGAATCCACTCTTGTTTTTTTCTCCATTGTTGCTTTTGCTTTGCAGGAGGCAAATCTTCGACTGCCGTATTCCACTTGTTGATGACAATCAAAGCTTTTTTATCAGAAGCAGTGTCAGATGTTAGCTCATTAGCATCTCTGAGACCTACAATATGGCGAACGACAAAATCATAGTCATCACGAGTGAGATCGGATGTAGCATTACATAAGAAGATTACACAATCTGCTTTGTTGACAAAGGGAGCGATAGTTGTATTATCATGTACAACTCCCCCTGTCCCTGGAATATCAACCAACCGAATATGACTAGAATCAACCAAAAACTCATAGACATTAGTCGTAGCGACTTCAAGAGCAATAGCTACATCATCTCGTCCAGTCTCGAAATTATTACAAGACTGAAGTGCTTGATTCAGTTGATCTGGATTAACATTGAGTAAATCACAGATCATTGAGGTTTTACCTGCACTCACTGCACCCATAAAAACCAAAGTAAAATATTGAACATTTTCTGTGCAGTCCCAAAAATCATCATTGAGTTTCTGAGCATATTGACGCAACGTAGTGACCAGTGCAGAAAATTCTGAAAATGACTGAAGTTGTTGACAATGAGTCTCTAGTCGAGAACAATAATCTTCCTTTAACTCAAAAATTGGTTGAAACTTTTGAGAAATATCATTTATAAAAACTGGAGCAAAGTCATCGAGTAATGTTTGAGTATTGATGTCAACTCTAAAAGTTTTATAGCTAAGTTGTTGGTTCATGGTTTTTCCTCCTTTAATTGAAATTCGATATTACTCTTGATTCAAAAAAACATTTCTAAAATAATCAATTGATACAAACTTCTGGCAAAAAGATTCTAGCAATTGCATATGAGATAGGTAGTATGAGTATTCTTGAAATAAATTCATATTATTAATTTGAGAACGCAAAGTCTCAGAAATTCGATCGTCCAATTCAGAAAACCAATCACTTAGATAATCTACAGCTTTATTCAAGCACTCTGTGGATTGATCTAGGCTGCGATTGAATGTATAGCTATCCTTATCCAAAAACCAGTAATCATCAAAAGCATCCCAAATTTCATAAATAGAACTTTTTAATTCTGATGTGATTGAATCACTATTGGGAATACTGATTTGAACATCACTAAACAGACTGCAAGCAATGATTGATACATTGGTACGCAAATTACGGGAAAATTGATTAAACTCGGATACCATTTGCTCTTTATATCGTTCTCGACATTTATAAATTCTTTCTTTCTTCCATTGGAAATTATCACCCCGCCAAAATCGTTCTGCACTGGTTGTTGTATAGCTATTACTCATTTCTTGGTAACAAGACTCTCGAATAGATATAATCCGCTGAACAAATCTTTTGATTTCTCGTTGTAATGACTCATTGATTTCCGATCTGACGGCTTTAATGGATGATGTCATACGCAGATCTAAATCTTTTTTCTTTTCCTCAATAGTTGCATAACTGATAAGAAGAAGTACATAATTTGCTGCTATTTGAAGCAAATCATATTCAGCACGATATATAGCTGTATTTGAGCTTGCTTCCAAAGAAAGATTAATTACTCGCTTTAAATTATAATCTAAGTCGTGATTTTTATTTTGTCTTGCTTGCTTAACTGAAAAGGGTACAATAGGGATTTTATAGTCAAAAAGCTTTGAAATTCCTTCAAATTCCATTTCAGGGTTACCATTAGTTAAAAAATTAATGTATTTTTGTATTTCCTTTTTTTGTACTTTTTCCGGTAAATCGTGTAAAAAATCAATTTTATTAACAACAATTATGATTCGCTGCAAACTTCCACTTTTGATTACTTCATCACTTTTCAGAAAATCGTAAAGGTGTCTTGGGATTGGATAATTAACATCAAGAACTAGCAGGAGCAGATTAGCTCGACGTATAATTCCTCGGACAACTTCATCATCTTCTTCACATAAAACAGCTCCTAATCCTGGTAAATCAATAATGATAGTTTCTTCGTCAATCTTGGCTTCCTGAGCTTCTGAAGTTTCACGAATGCACGCTTCTTCAAAAACACCCGATTCTCCGCAATGTAAGAGATGGTTTCCTAGAGCGGATTTTCCCGTATTTACCATGCCAACTAAGGCAATTATTTTTAGATTACGATAGCTCGCTAGAAATTCCCATAAGTTTTGCAGTTGTTGAACATCTTGGCTAACTGTCTCACTAAGATTGACTTCGGTAAACGTGGAATTAGATTCACCAGATACAACAATAGTTTGCTTAGGAAGAGTTTTTAGAGCTTCTATGAAACGATCTTTGACTTCTGAAAGAGTGGTAAAATCAGTCAAGTTTATCTCCTTCTGATAACTATATAACAAGCATGAACGTGCTTAAGAATACTAAGGAAGTGCAAACTAAGATGATTCAATGGTAGATTGCCAAATTTGATCGAGAATTGGTAACTTGAGTTCCAATAAAGTTGAATCGTAAGAAGATAGCCTTGGGTTGACACTTAAGTGATGAGAAGATATTTCTGCGCGAATTCCTTCTATAACTAATTCAAGTGTAGCCTCTAAAGACTTAAACTCATTATCGACTAACCGCAGTGTCTTTTCCACTTTTTTCTGTTTATCCAGTCTAATTTTATGAGTTTTTATTGCTGTGGAAATACTTATTCTTTCATCTTCATCTTCTGCGTTTTCATAGTCTTTTGTCGCCTGCTCTAATTCTTCAACAATTTCATCACAAAGCCGTTGATTGTTATCATGGGCTGATTTATAATAGAGACTAACCAATGCTTGGTCTGCAAATTGAGCGATCACGTCTGTTTGCGGCTCAGAAATTATCGTTCCTATAACGCGATCTCGCTCCTCCAATGCTCTTATAGCGCTCCATGACTTATTTAATATAGCTTCCCATTGGTTCTCATGACTTCTTTTTAGCTTAGATATAAAGCTTTTTCTCCACTTAGCATGTTCTAGCTCGCGACCAAATTTTCTAGCGACTTGAAAATCTTCTTTCCACTCTGACGAAATAAGTTTTCCCTTATTGTCATACCCTTCAATACTAAGTTTATTTTGTGAATAAAAATGTATCTTAATTCTCCCTTTTTTAGGATTAATTGAATGAATTGCGTTTTTTTGTCTGCCTTGATATTGGGCTTCGCTTATAGCATTTGCAGTGACTTTTATCGGTGTGGCAATTATCCAATAAGCCAAATATATAATCATCCCTATTATTATTGCAAAGAAAATTACCCATACCATGACAATAGCCTCTTCCTAACAAGGTTTATTTTTTATAAAAACGAAAATACATTGTATTGTTGAACACAATACAATGTTTGAGCTAATATCAATTACTGGTTTGAATTGGAGGATTATTACCAGGATAAGGATATCCTGAAGAATTTTCAAAATTCTCAACTTCTTGAATAATTCTTTCGGATTTTTCACAAGGTTCTTCAAGTCCGACTAAAGATAATATTACTCCAGCCTCATCTCCCCTTTCGGATGCATCTATTACTTCAACTACCCCAGTCAAGCATTTGCTTACAGTTCCAAGATCGTTGTGCAAACGTCTAATTTCTTGAACTCTTGTGTTTAGCTCTTGTTCCTTGGTACTAAGCGTCTGCTGAGATAAAGAAACTTTCCCTTCTAACTCAGAAATTTCTTCGGCCTGTTCATCCACAACACTTTCCTTATCTTGAAGCTGCTGGGTTGTTTGATCGAGGTTTGCTTGAAGTTGTTTAATCTCATCTTGAGCATTATCTAACCGTTCATTGAAGTTGTAATATACCATCATTCCAGGCACTAGAATAGCCACAGCTCCAGCCACAGCAGCAGTTAGTAAATTGTTGTTACTCATATTACGTCACCTATTTAGATACAGAGTTTTACATAGAAGACAATATTGACAACAATTGAAGATGAAATTTTGCTGTAACTAGGGCTTCTATGGAATGTTCTTGAACTTCTGAAAGAGTTGTGAAATTAGTCAAATTCACATTCTTCCGATAACGATAAAACAAGTATGATAGATCTTAATCGAAT is a window encoding:
- a CDS encoding GTPase, coding for MTDFTTLSEVKDRFIEALKTLPKQTIVVSGESNSTFTEVNLSETVSQDVQQLQNLWEFLASYRNLKIIALVGMVNTGKSALGNHLLHCGESGVFEEACIRETSEAQEAKIDEETIIIDLPGLGAVLCEEDDEVVRGIIRRANLLLLVLDVNYPIPRHLYDFLKSDEVIKSGSLQRIIIVVNKIDFLHDLPEKVQKKEIQKYINFLTNGNPEMEFEGISKLFDYKIPIVPFSVKQARQNKNHDLDYNLKRVINLSLEASSNTAIYRAEYDLLQIAANYVLLLISYATIEEKKKDLDLRMTSSIKAVRSEINESLQREIKRFVQRIISIRESCYQEMSNSYTTTSAERFWRGDNFQWKKERIYKCRERYKEQMVSEFNQFSRNLRTNVSIIACSLFSDVQISIPNSDSITSELKSSIYEIWDAFDDYWFLDKDSYTFNRSLDQSTECLNKAVDYLSDWFSELDDRISETLRSQINNMNLFQEYSYYLSHMQLLESFCQKFVSIDYFRNVFLNQE